A part of Capsicum annuum cultivar UCD-10X-F1 chromosome 6, UCD10Xv1.1, whole genome shotgun sequence genomic DNA contains:
- the LOC124899580 gene encoding uncharacterized protein LOC124899580, with amino-acid sequence MAATNLDATFDRITDYIEGMKWHVERLYQLLPKLIPQNPTFLVQTPCSESFAKEDVGLDEEEKMRFWVTLDEVVRGVPSSEKIVVAGDFNGYIGALPGGFGDVHGGFVFGERNDEGAAMLEFTRSFRLVMVNSSFSKKDDHLITFPSEMAKT; translated from the exons ATGGCTGCCACCAATCTCGATGCCACATTTGACCGCATCACCGACTATATTGAAGGAATGAAATGGCACGTGGAAAGGCTATACCAATTGCTACCTAAACTTATCCCACAAAATCCAACTTTCCTTGTCCAAACACCTTGTAGCGAGAGCTTTGCGAAGGAAGAT GTGGGCTTGGATGAGGAGGAGAAAATGCGGTTTTGGGTgactttggatgaggtggtgagaggcgtgcctagttctgAGAAGATTGtggtagcaggagatttcaatgggtaCATCGGGGCGTTGCCGGGAGGCTTTGgcgatgtgcatggtggttttgttTTTGGGGAGAGGAATGATGAGGGAGCAGCTATGTTGGAGTTTACAAGGTCCTTTAGGCTGGTGATGGTGAATTCGAGCTTttcgaagaaggacgatcacctgatcaccttcccAAGCGAGATGGCCAAAACctaa